AGAGGGGGACTTCACCATGATGCAGCAGAGCTTTTAAAGGAGCAGATGGGGAGACTTAACTGCAgcaaggttttttgtttttaataataataatttcaccTGTACAGCTTGATGTCAGCAGTACTTATTTCATATCCTGCAAGAATGTGCAAATAAATAGCATGGTGTTGAAAACCTTGCTATCTAGTGTGTGGTGAGATTTGTAGTGttcttttcctgttctttgATCAGTAATAAtcattttgaaatttatttagcttttatgTTTagacaacattaaatatttgataATCTTAGCTTCATCAAAAAGCATGCACATGTATATTGAGTATATTCCTCAAAGTATAGGAGAAACGGTATGGTTCTGGTATGTTGGTAATTTTGATCAAGGCCCTGCCCAGAGCTGTTTGTTAATCTAGAACTAATCAATAATGTTTCTGCAGCAGTCTCAAAATGGTacagttgtgtgtatgtgaatccAGTGTAGATTCTTAACATAGTGTAAATGCCAATTAACGTTTCTGCTTTTAGTCAAGGAAACCCAGGATGTCTGGAGAGTTGTCCCTCAGCATAAACATCAAGGAGCCAAGATGGGACCAAGGCACATTTATGGGGCGTGCCAAACACTTCTTCATGATCACAGATCCCAGGAACgtcctgctgtcctctgagACTCTGGAAGAGGCCCGAGTGATCGTGGAGAACTACAGGTAGAGGGTCAGGAGATAAAGAGGATAATATTCTAATATTGTCGTAATaaggcagtcgtggatcagcagttagggtgtcggacccgtaaccggtggatcgctggttcgattccccgtcccggtgtccatggctgaggtacccttgagcaaggtacctaacccccactgctgcacgcggtcgcccactgccccgggtttgctgtgtgtgtgtgcacgtcacttgggtgggttaaatgcagagaacaaatttcgttggagtgagttccctccaatgacaaaatatgtcactttcactttcactttcattgtgAGAGACTGAGGTGGAATGTGGCATGAATAGAAATGAGAATTGATGTGATCTGACCGGGTAATGATGTGGCTATTTGTACCGTTACACTGTAATAGTTTCAAACACTTTATAATTAAGAAGGCGTACCCGAGATGTGGgtaatgcattttttgttaatttgatGTTGCAAACTTGTGTTCCAGTGCAAAACAAATTAAGCAGTGTTTGTATGTGGCTGCATTAAATTTTGTGTAAGCCACTAAATCATCAACCATTTTCATTGTTCAGAGCTGGGAACGTGAAACCTGGCCTGACAGAGGATGAGCTGTGGAGGGCCAAGTACATCTACGACTCCGCCTTCCACCCCGACACTGGGGAGAAGATGTTTGTGATTGGCCGGATGTCTGCTCAGGTGCCAATGAACATGTCCATCACAGGCTGCATGCTCACCTTCTACAGGTACAGCAGAAGTTTTAGTGTGTATTCCTCACaccaaactgaaaatcaaactaaaacagagaaaatataaGACATagaagaatgaaaatgtgtatGTAGTCTGCGAATGTGCTGAATAAATAAGATACCATATCCATGTGGTTTCAAATGTAACCTTAATACAGCATGAAAGCAGATATTTTAATCCCCGCACAGAGTGAAAATCCTCTTAAAGAGTGAAAAATATCACTTTCACTACAGGACAGTGAAATCAGATGATGAAACAAGAAATTGATGAACAGGACAAAGTAAATTGATTACAGTTTACAatgttgatgtgaatgtgattaGTAGTCTACTACAATGTCAGTTTAGCAAACTACCACTGGAGGGCAGACAAAGTCtgaaatttcatttcaatttcatcaattcaaattcaaattcaacacACAGTAGCTTTAAGTTCCAAAATAGTCccaacaaacaaatacaaaaataaagacattaaattaTGCATGCAAAGAAGGACTGTATAATATCAAGGGTGTTAAGGTGAATGGTTTAAATAAAGGGCAGAAAACATCAAACGTCCTTAGCCGCATGCTCCCCTACACAAACTGATGTATTGATCTTTTACAAGAACagctttaattaaaactaaactgcTGGGTTGACTGATAAAGTAGAGCAGTACTTGTAAATGGACTATCTGCAGACAGTTACAACTGAGTCATTTGTTAGGGTGCTTTTGGTAAATGTGCTCAGTGACACTCTTTACATGGTAACAAACTCTGGCTCCGTATATATTTCTCTTTTATATGATCTTGAAGAACCTCTGAGGGCCGAACATCATCCAAATAAAAGGGAATTGCATATGGAGCCAGAGGGCataaaaacctgtttttcatACTCTCAAGTCTGCTTCCACTGATCATCACTCCACTACAACCCTTGGTGTGTCTTAACTGTACTATTATGTAGTTTTGACTTCTTATCAAACAGTTTTAACAAACAGTGTCAAATATTATAGCTTGTACTGGACTCTCGGTGAAAACTCGTGTCTTCAAAACACACTGATGTCGATCCTTCCTGTTCTCAGGACTACTCCGGCAGTGGTGTTCTGGCAGTGGGTTAACCAGTCATTCAACGCTGTCGTCAACTACACCAACCGCAGCGGGGATGCTCCCATTACCGTGAAGTAGGGAGGACTTCTCACTTGACTTCCACTCTAGATCATTCCTGCCCTCCCTCTAAACTAATGTCTCTGAGGAGGCTGTGGGAgctgctgtcctctctctgtctcctcaaCCCTCACAGCGGTATTACGTTCCACTGTTAAGCATGTTCAGCCCCATGTCACCATGCACTCATGCTGACATAGGTTATATGCCCCCAGTTGATGTCAGTTCAGTGTGTACATTTGCCTACTTTTTCCATTGTACGACAAAATGCATTGTTCAGATGCTGCAGAAATGCATCAAATGCATGCTTTTATGAAGAGGAGAGTTGCCTTCATAACGTGGAAATGCATATCTGTGAAAAGCATGTCATTGAGGATGAATGTCGTACTCTTTATCGCTGCCTTATTATATTTAAGGAAGTTCCTGTTTTTTTACCTTTACATATTCATAGTACATAGCGTGAATTTGCACTCTTCCTGAGACAACTCTACTTTGAAATATCTCACTTTTGTGTACTTGATAGATACTCAGCCACATGTGCTGTAGCATAAGTCAGCTATATGTGGTTTGTGAAAATGTAGCTAAAAGGATGTGGGtgaagaatgtgtgttttgtgtctgaacCATCTGTCTCTTCACAGTCAGCTTGGTGTAGCCTATGTTAGTGCCACTACTGGAGCTGTAGTCACTGCCCTCGGACTCAAGTCTCTGGCTACGGTAATGCCTGCCCTTCATGTGAAACAGATCAAGTAACATGAAGTAACTCAGATACAGACGAACTGATAAGTAGGTTGCCTGAATGTGTCTCTGATTCTGTCCAATCTTTGCAGCGTCTCCCTCCAATCGTCAGCCGGTTTGTCccctttgctgctgttgctgctgctaaCTGTATCAACATTCCCTTCATGAGACAGAGGTGAAATCTTCAAAAGTAAAAGCCCAACATCTCTTTGTTTGCTCAAGATCTTTAAAGAACTGTGATGACCGCTACAACTGCTCTgtccaccccccccccttcttcCAGGGAGTTGAAGTATGGTATCCCTGTGACTGACGAGAATGGGAACAGGTTAGGAGAGTCTGCCTTGGCTGCAAAGCAGGCCATCATGCAGGTGGTGGTGTCGAGGATTGGCATGGCAGTGCCGGCGATGGGTAATGTCAACATTATATCAGCTGGTTGGTTAAAGTGGCCagaatcattatttttaattcaacatATCAAATGACAACTTGCAAAGCATGTCAAAATAGGTCACTGGTGTTGCTGAACCTGCAAAGAATTATCACCCGATTCTGCAACTCCGCTCGGCTTATATtaagtttcagctcatttttaAACTGTCTGTCCCTCAACTTTATTgttctcactcactctcactgaGCTAATAttgctgttttcagctgcaaaaGCCAGCTGTTTTTAGTGAAAAGGCTCTGAAACCCTACAGTACGTTACCCGCTCAGTagtaaaacagcacagaaacacagttaGGGACCAGCTGGTGAACTCAGTGGAGcgtttagcagctgaagagccagatAGACCAAAAACAGGGctaaaagaaagtgaaaagtagAGGAAATTCAATATTGTGTGAATGATAATATTTCTCTATAACTTCTGGCTGTGTAAATAAGAAGCTATTTACTTTTAAGTTCACCATATCAACTTCAAAGGAAACATCCCAACACTAACTTCAGCTTCATAAGTCAGTTTTTACTCctacagtatttcattttgaagaacaaatacatgaatgtaaagattaataaatacataaaacatttcacaaaatatgtaaaatgatAAACAACCCCCCACTCCAAACATTCAATGAgacataaaataatttctttccTTGCTGTAagttaattttgtctttttttctaactttggtgtatttttctgttttgtagcCATTCCACCTGTTATAATGAATGCTCTGGAGCAGAGAGCTTTCATGAAGGTAAGCAGACTGTGAGCAGGACTGtcatgctgttgtttgtttagtctTATTTACTGGGTCTACTCGTGTTTCGTTGTTTCATGAGTCCTGTCATATTCCTCATGTTACACATACATTTACTACTTATTTCTCTGCAGAGAAACTTGTCAGATTTCTGAAAATTCTCTGTATTggcttcttgtttgttttttgtttgattttaacacatttaaagcCCACTTGGGTCTTCAGCTACACTAAATaacagaaatgtgttaaaaagaaaaggccCTCTGACTATCGAACAACCTGCCTGAGGAGATGACGTTTGCAGAATCTGCGACTTCTTTTAAGCTGCTTCTTAAAATGCACTTTTATGGATTTGCATTTatgtgacttttttcttttattcttttgtttggCCTGAGTGCTTGGCTTTTTGTTATATCATCCTCCTGTGCATCCTGgttttgctttgtctgtcacagCAATAAGTGAACTCTGTTTTCCAAGATTCTGTGTAAATGCGGTcgttattattatcatcattattattattat
This region of Scatophagus argus isolate fScaArg1 chromosome 10, fScaArg1.pri, whole genome shotgun sequence genomic DNA includes:
- the sfxn3 gene encoding sideroflexin-3, which translates into the protein MSGELSLSINIKEPRWDQGTFMGRAKHFFMITDPRNVLLSSETLEEARVIVENYRAGNVKPGLTEDELWRAKYIYDSAFHPDTGEKMFVIGRMSAQVPMNMSITGCMLTFYRTTPAVVFWQWVNQSFNAVVNYTNRSGDAPITVNQLGVAYVSATTGAVVTALGLKSLATRLPPIVSRFVPFAAVAAANCINIPFMRQRELKYGIPVTDENGNRLGESALAAKQAIMQVVVSRIGMAVPAMAIPPVIMNALEQRAFMKRFPILNAPVQVGLVGLCLVFATPLCCALFPQKSSMSVSRLEADLQERIRQTSPNTTTVYFNKGL